The genomic stretch GTGGTGGAGGCGCAGCGCGGCCTTCGTGCTCTGGTGGGCGACGATGGCGTGCGCTGGACCCGCACGGACCAGTTCCACTACACGCTCAAGTTCCTCGGCGAGCAGCCAACGCCGCGGGCCTACCAGGCCGTGGAGGCGGCCTCCGCCGTGTGCGCGGCGCGCCTGCCGTTCCGTCTCGCCCTCGGCGGCGTGGGCGCCTTCCCGGGCGCGGAGCGGCCCAGCGTGCTGTGGTTGGGAGCCACCGAGGGCGCCGAGGAGCTGGTGGACCTGGCACGCGCGCTCGACGGGGCGCTGGCGCGCCAGCGCTTTCCGCGCGAGAACCGGCCGCCACGGGCCCACCTCACGCTAGCGCGCGTGAGGTCGTACGCCGGCGAGACGGCGGCGGCCCGCGCGGTGCCCTCCGCCCGCGCCGACGATGTCGGCTCCATGACCGTTGATGGCATTGCCCTCATGCAGAGCACGATGAGGGCCTCCGACTCCCAGTACACGCTCGTCGAACGCTTCCGCTTCGCGGCCGGGGAGTAGACCCCCCGGCCTGACGGCCCCTGTGATCGACGCGTGGGGGCCACCGAACGCATATCCACGCCGCCGCGCGGTCCCGATGGCCCTGGCCGGGGCGCTGCCGCGCCCGAGGGAGGTTCTTCACATGGACAAGCTCAAGGCTCTCGATATGGCTCTGTCGAGCATCGAGAAGCAGTTCGGCAAGGGAGCCATCATGCGCCTGGGGCAGGCTACGCGCCTGAGCGTCGACGCGATCCCTACCGGCTCCATCGCCCTGGATCTTGCGCTGGGGATCGGAGGCATACCGCGCGGGCGCATCACGGAGATCTACGGTACGGAGTCGTCGGGCAAGACGACCCTGGCCCTGCAGGTCATTGCCGAATGCCAGAAGGCGGGCGGGCTGTGCGCCTTCGTGGACGCCGAGCACGCGCTGGATCCGGAGTATGCCCGCAACCTCGGCGTCGATGTGGACAGCCTCTACGTGTCGCAGCCCGGCACGGGCGAGGAGGCGCTGGAGATCATGGACTACCTGATCCGGTCCAGCGCCATCGATATCGTCGTGCTGGACTCGGTCGCTGCGCTCGTGCCCAAGGCTGAGATCGAGGGCGAGATGGGCGACCCGCAGGTGGGCGCGCAGGCCCGCCTCATGTCGCAGGCGCTGCGCAAGATCGCGGGCAACCTCAGCAAGGCCAACTGCGCGGCCGTGTTCATCAACCAGATCCGCGAGAAGATCGGCGTAATGTTCGGCAACCCGGAGACGACGCCTGGCGGCCGCGCCCTGAAGTTCTGGTCGAGCGTGCGCCTGGACGTGCGGCGCAGCGAGACGGTCAAGTCCGGCACCGATGTGATCGGCGCGCGCACGAAGGTGAAGGTCGTGAAGAACAAGGTCGCCCCTCCCTTTCGCATCGCCGAGTTCGACATCCTCTTCGGGCGGGGCATCTCCAAGTCCGGCGGCATCCTCGACCTGGGGGTTGAGATGGGCATCCTCGGCAAGAGCGGCGCCTACTTCAGCTACGGAGACTTGCGGATCGGGCAGGGGCGCGAGAACGCGCGCACCTTCCTTGAAGAGAACCCGCAGGTGATGGGAGAGGTCGAGCAGCGGATTCGCAACGGAGGCCAGCTTCCGGCCACGCTGGTGGCTCCTCCCGGGGAGCGCAACGGCGGCGAGTAGTCTCGGTGTCGGCGCGGGGCTATGGGCGGGCGGCGCGGCGCGCCGTCCGCCCATCTCCGTGCGGCGCTACCGGGGGGCGGAGGCTCCCTTGCGCTTCAGGGCCTGCTCGATGGTCGCGGCGAGTTGCTCGCCGCGCAGGCTGTTGCCCGCCGCCAGCACCTCGCCCGTGTCGCCGTCCACCAGGTAGGCGCAGGGGATCGAGCGCACCACGTAGAGGTCAGCGATGGCGGCCTGCCAGAACTTGCCGTCGTAGACCTGCTTCCACGGCATGTTGTTCTCTCGGGTGAAGGCGGCCAGCTTCTCCGCGGCGTCGGCCTGGTCCAGACTGATTCCCAGCACCTCGAAGCCCCGTGGGTGGTAGGTGGCGTAGGCGCTGGTGAGGTGCGGAAGCTCGGCGCGGCACGGCCCGCACCAGGTCGCCCAGAAGTCCAGCAGCACGACCTTCCCGCGGTAGCTCGCCGGGAACCGCACCGTCTCGCCGTCGGTCGCCTTCGCCTCGAACTCGATCGCCTTCTTGCCCGGGCTCAGGTCAGGCGGCGGCAGGATCTCGGCGACGCTCTGAGCGGATCGCGCGATCGCGAAGGACTTCCCGGAGGGCTTCATGTCGCGAACCTCCCAGGTCGTACCGCCGATGTTGAACGGTCTGGCGGCGTCGTACGCCTCGCCTCGCGCGTCGAACTTGCCGTTCGCGTTCACATCGATCAGCAGGCGCACCCCGGAGCCGCGCGGGCCCTCCTTGCCGGCGAAGGAGCCGCGGGCCATGTCGTCGGTCAGCACGGCGCGGTACGACTTGCCGCCGAGCTTGAGCTCCCCCGCATAGGCGTAGTCGGAGTAGTAGAGCAGCGTTGACGCCAGCGACGCGCGAGCGGGGTCGGTCGGATCGAACCGGTACATGCCCAGGTGGCCTCGCAGCGTGTCACCTGCCACGCGCACCGTCACTTCCGCGCCGCCCGAGTGCGTCGTGTACTGCTTGCCGTCGCGGCCGGCGCCGGTGCGGCCGGTCCACTCCGCCGGGGGGTCGTCCGTCAGGTCGCCGTTGGCGTTGGTGTCGACGAGCAGGCGCGCGGGCTTGTTCACGGGCTCGTCCACGACCACGGCGATCCGGGTCGGGCGGGCGGGGTCGCCGAGCTCGAGGACGCCGAAGAGGGGCGCGGCAAGCGCCGCAGGCAGTTTGCGCGCGGCGGCGGGCCGCTCGCGGCTCAGGGCCAGGCGCTGCGGCATATAGCCGCCGACCAGGGGCACCGCGCCGGTGGGCACGAAGCGCAGCTTCACTACCTGGGCGCGGCCCGGCGCGGCGGCGGCCATCAGCGCGACTGTGGCGCCGGCCACCAGCCAGGCAGGCGTTCGCTTCATCGTGGTGTTCTCTCCCATCGTGTGTGTGTCGAGACGCCGCACGATTCGCCGGCAGCTGCGCCGATCCCTTCGCGGAGCGCGGCGGGGTC from Chthonomonadales bacterium encodes the following:
- the thpR gene encoding RNA 2',3'-cyclic phosphodiesterase, translated to MRLFFAVLLPEALIERVVEAQRGLRALVGDDGVRWTRTDQFHYTLKFLGEQPTPRAYQAVEAASAVCAARLPFRLALGGVGAFPGAERPSVLWLGATEGAEELVDLARALDGALARQRFPRENRPPRAHLTLARVRSYAGETAAARAVPSARADDVGSMTVDGIALMQSTMRASDSQYTLVERFRFAAGE
- the recA gene encoding recombinase RecA, translated to MALAGALPRPREVLHMDKLKALDMALSSIEKQFGKGAIMRLGQATRLSVDAIPTGSIALDLALGIGGIPRGRITEIYGTESSGKTTLALQVIAECQKAGGLCAFVDAEHALDPEYARNLGVDVDSLYVSQPGTGEEALEIMDYLIRSSAIDIVVLDSVAALVPKAEIEGEMGDPQVGAQARLMSQALRKIAGNLSKANCAAVFINQIREKIGVMFGNPETTPGGRALKFWSSVRLDVRRSETVKSGTDVIGARTKVKVVKNKVAPPFRIAEFDILFGRGISKSGGILDLGVEMGILGKSGAYFSYGDLRIGQGRENARTFLEENPQVMGEVEQRIRNGGQLPATLVAPPGERNGGE
- a CDS encoding TlpA family protein disulfide reductase → MKRTPAWLVAGATVALMAAAAPGRAQVVKLRFVPTGAVPLVGGYMPQRLALSRERPAAARKLPAALAAPLFGVLELGDPARPTRIAVVVDEPVNKPARLLVDTNANGDLTDDPPAEWTGRTGAGRDGKQYTTHSGGAEVTVRVAGDTLRGHLGMYRFDPTDPARASLASTLLYYSDYAYAGELKLGGKSYRAVLTDDMARGSFAGKEGPRGSGVRLLIDVNANGKFDARGEAYDAARPFNIGGTTWEVRDMKPSGKSFAIARSAQSVAEILPPPDLSPGKKAIEFEAKATDGETVRFPASYRGKVVLLDFWATWCGPCRAELPHLTSAYATYHPRGFEVLGISLDQADAAEKLAAFTRENNMPWKQVYDGKFWQAAIADLYVVRSIPCAYLVDGDTGEVLAAGNSLRGEQLAATIEQALKRKGASAPR